A single Dermacentor albipictus isolate Rhodes 1998 colony chromosome 3, USDA_Dalb.pri_finalv2, whole genome shotgun sequence DNA region contains:
- the Fkbp14 gene encoding FK506-binding protein 2, with protein MRCLAVLIAVAVCAQPALSGEEELKVEVVKSSESCSRKSKKGDILSMHYTGTLLDGKEFDSSRQRGEPFRFQIGLGQVIKGWDQGLLDMCVGDKRKLIVPPSLGYGEAGAGDRIPPGSTLVFETELTKIEDGPPPVNVFKQIDSDQDEHLTREEISKYLKEQLPAAQAAGLKDLPDTDKMVEEIFQHEDKDRDGVISKEEFSGPKHDEL; from the exons ATGAGGTGCCTCGCGGTTCTGATCGCTGTCGCCGTCTGCGCGCAACCCGCGCTGAGCGGCGAAGAGGAACTCAAAGTCGAAGTTGTAAAAAGTTCCGAGAGCTGCAGCCGCAAGAGCAAAAAGGGAGACATCCTGTCGATGCACTACACCGGCACTCTACTGGACGGCAAGGAGTTTGACTCCAG CCGGCAACGGGGCGAGCCGTTCCGCTTCCAGATCGGCTTGGGCCAGGTGATCAAGGGCTGGGACCAGGGCTTGCTCGACATGTGCGTGGGCGACAAGCGCAAGCTGATCGTGCCCCCGTCGCTGGGCTACGGCGAGGCGGGCGCCGGAGACCGCATCCCGCCTGGCTCGACGCTCGTCTTCGAGACCGAGCTCACCAAGATCGAGGACGGCCCGCCGCCCGTCAACGTCTTCAAGCAGATCGACAGCGATCAAGACGAGCACCTGACGCGTGAAGAG ATCAGCAAATACCTGAAAGAGCAGCTCCCAGCCGCACAGGCTGCTGGActcaaggacctgccagacacgGACAAGATGGTCGAGGAGATCTTCCAGCACGAGGACAAGGATCGCG